The following are from one region of the Thiocapsa rosea genome:
- a CDS encoding SOS response-associated peptidase family protein, producing MPVIRQRPSGERVVQTLRWGLLPSWAKDETIANRLINARAETLAEKPSSRTAYRKRRCIAPADGFYEWAKRPDGKQLL from the coding sequence TTGCCGGTCATCCGCCAACGCCCGAGCGGGGAGCGGGTCGTGCAGACGCTGCGCTGGGGTCTGCTCCCGAGCTGGGCGAAAGACGAGACGATCGCCAACCGCCTGATCAACGCCCGTGCCGAGACCCTGGCCGAGAAGCCGTCATCCCGCACGGCCTACCGCAAGCGTCGCTGCATCGCCCCGGCCGACGGCTTCTACGAATGGGCCAAGCGCCCGGACGGCAAGCAACTCCTTTGA
- a CDS encoding SOS response-associated peptidase, translating to MCGRYAQFTSPEAIAELFGAIRDIADVGPRYTAAPMQ from the coding sequence GTGTGCGGACGCTACGCCCAATTCACTTCGCCCGAGGCCATCGCCGAACTCTTCGGCGCGATCCGCGACATCGCCGACGTCGGCCCGCGCTACACCGCCGCCCCGATGCAATGA
- a CDS encoding nuclease-related domain-containing protein, whose amino-acid sequence MDPTLVLAPLVNALWWLIPLALLGALLKSPRVKGIVGEHLVRLALGLRLDRATYRAVHDLTLPTPDGTTQIDHVVVSRYGVFVIETKNMKGWIFGGERQAQWTQKIYQHTSRFQNPLLQNYKHVKALQALLDVPPETIHSVVSFVGDSTFKTPMPENVTQGARFIGYIRSFRDPVFSEAAVEAILRRIAGGRLKPGLATHRAHVRSLETRSDPLAERRCPKCGSALVLRTVKKGPRAGDQFWGCSTYPRCRVMQPLG is encoded by the coding sequence ATGGATCCGACGCTCGTCCTCGCGCCACTCGTGAACGCCCTCTGGTGGCTGATCCCGCTGGCGCTCCTCGGCGCCCTGCTCAAGTCGCCGCGGGTGAAAGGCATCGTGGGCGAGCATCTCGTGCGGTTGGCACTCGGGCTTCGCCTGGATCGCGCGACCTATCGAGCCGTCCACGATCTCACCCTGCCGACCCCCGACGGCACCACTCAGATCGATCATGTCGTCGTCTCGCGCTACGGCGTCTTCGTGATCGAGACCAAGAACATGAAGGGCTGGATCTTCGGCGGCGAGCGTCAGGCGCAGTGGACGCAGAAGATCTACCAACACACGAGCCGGTTTCAGAATCCCTTGCTCCAGAACTACAAGCATGTGAAAGCCCTACAAGCGCTGCTCGACGTGCCGCCAGAAACCATCCACTCCGTCGTGAGTTTCGTCGGGGACAGTACCTTCAAGACACCGATGCCGGAGAACGTGACGCAAGGCGCCCGCTTCATCGGCTACATCCGGTCTTTCCGCGATCCGGTGTTCTCCGAGGCGGCGGTCGAGGCCATCCTGCGCCGCATCGCAGGCGGCCGGTTGAAGCCGGGCTTGGCCACCCATCGGGCACATGTGCGCAGCCTCGAGACGCGATCGGATCCGCTGGCGGAGCGTCGCTGTCCGAAGTGCGGCAGCGCGCTCGTCCTGCGCACCGTGAAGAAGGGGCCGAGGGCCGGGGATCAGTTCTGGGGATGTTCGACCTATCCGAGGTGCCGAGTGATGCAGCCGCTCGGGTGA
- a CDS encoding endonuclease, producing MPRRPSPKRPSPRQSPRFSGLVRLVPVLHGSLTGLRNLGIGLALIGSVSFLPESLVQNWPEHGQRAIQITRDIRTLLLDVVRDTAAGVGSWLADLDGVDIPELVRVVAEQVPGWLPRDLWPFELPGASNTDQTGIALNFSAARTALYDTIYSGHRVTFYCGCRYDRNGRTDLEGCGLGTLKGSIRAQRVEAEHVFPASQFGNFRRCWREPAAFAKCRNDGGNTLSGRACCERVDPTFVTAHNDLHNLVPAVGAINAARSNFNWSELRSGQRLGDCAIGFDPVLRRVQPPDAVRGEIARTMFYMRDTYGFRLSRQDEKLYAVWNNADPPDAWEIERNRRIRRVQGKGNRYVEDYRTL from the coding sequence ATGCCCCGCCGCCCGTCTCCGAAACGCCCTTCACCGCGCCAATCTCCACGGTTCTCGGGTCTCGTCCGTCTCGTTCCGGTCCTTCATGGCAGTCTGACCGGACTGCGCAACCTCGGTATCGGGTTGGCCCTCATCGGCTCGGTCTCGTTCCTGCCCGAGTCGCTGGTCCAGAACTGGCCCGAGCATGGCCAGCGTGCGATCCAGATCACGCGCGATATCCGAACCCTGCTCTTGGATGTCGTGCGTGATACGGCCGCCGGCGTTGGCTCTTGGCTGGCCGACCTGGACGGGGTGGACATCCCGGAGCTTGTTCGCGTCGTGGCCGAGCAAGTGCCGGGATGGTTGCCTCGGGATCTCTGGCCGTTCGAGCTGCCCGGTGCATCGAATACCGATCAGACGGGAATTGCGCTGAACTTCAGTGCGGCGAGAACAGCGCTCTACGACACCATCTACAGCGGCCATCGGGTCACCTTCTACTGCGGCTGCCGATACGACCGCAATGGTCGAACCGATCTCGAGGGATGCGGGCTCGGCACGTTGAAGGGCAGCATCCGCGCGCAACGGGTCGAGGCCGAGCACGTCTTCCCGGCATCTCAGTTCGGCAATTTCCGACGGTGTTGGCGGGAGCCTGCTGCCTTTGCCAAGTGCCGGAACGACGGCGGGAACACCCTGTCAGGGCGCGCCTGCTGCGAGCGTGTCGACCCGACGTTCGTCACGGCCCACAACGATCTGCACAACCTCGTCCCGGCGGTCGGCGCGATCAACGCGGCGCGCTCCAATTTCAACTGGAGCGAGCTGCGCTCCGGGCAGCGTCTGGGCGACTGTGCGATCGGCTTCGATCCGGTCCTGCGCCGGGTTCAACCCCCCGACGCGGTGCGTGGCGAGATTGCCCGGACGATGTTCTACATGCGCGATACCTATGGCTTTCGCCTGAGTCGGCAGGACGAAAAGCTCTATGCGGTCTGGAACAACGCCGATCCGCCCGATGCGTGGGAGATCGAGCGCAACCGGCGGATCAGGCGTGTTCAGGGCAAGGGAAACCGGTATGTGGAGGACTATCGGACGTTGTGA
- a CDS encoding D-cysteine desulfhydrase family protein codes for MTAPTIPRLSLAHLPTPIEPLPRLSDLLGGPRLFIKRDDQTGLALGGNKTRKLEFLVAEAQAQGARTLVTTGAWQSNHCRQTAAVAARCGMDCILVLTGERPAEATGNLLLDHLLGARIVATPERRDRDRLLAETVETAAAQGQAPYMVPYGGSSPTGALGYAFAMQEVLAQGVEVDWMVFATSSGGTQAGLVLGQRVFGYRGTLLGISIDEPASALTSQVAALASDASAALGARIAFEAADVHVDDRYCGPGYGVMTDLEREAIRLFARTEGILLDPVYTGRAAGGLLDLISRGYFPSDARILFWHTGGQPALFAEPYRNALNEMPTGHASGVG; via the coding sequence ATGACAGCCCCAACCATCCCCCGCCTGAGCCTGGCCCACCTGCCCACGCCCATCGAGCCGCTGCCGCGGCTGTCGGACCTGCTCGGCGGTCCTCGGCTCTTCATCAAGCGAGACGACCAGACCGGCCTCGCGCTCGGCGGCAACAAGACCCGCAAGCTGGAGTTCCTGGTGGCCGAAGCGCAGGCGCAGGGTGCCCGGACCCTCGTCACGACCGGCGCCTGGCAATCCAACCACTGTCGCCAGACCGCCGCGGTGGCGGCCCGCTGCGGGATGGACTGCATCCTGGTGTTGACCGGCGAGCGTCCCGCCGAAGCAACCGGGAATCTGCTTCTCGATCACCTGCTGGGTGCGCGAATCGTCGCGACACCCGAACGCCGCGACCGCGATCGTCTCCTCGCCGAGACCGTCGAGACGGCCGCTGCTCAGGGCCAAGCCCCTTACATGGTTCCATACGGCGGCAGCAGCCCGACCGGAGCGCTGGGCTATGCCTTTGCGATGCAGGAGGTCCTCGCGCAGGGGGTCGAGGTCGACTGGATGGTCTTCGCCACCTCCAGCGGCGGCACCCAGGCCGGACTGGTGCTGGGGCAGCGCGTCTTCGGCTACCGCGGGACACTGCTCGGGATCAGCATCGACGAGCCGGCATCCGCGCTGACGTCACAGGTCGCCGCCCTGGCGAGCGATGCAAGCGCGGCGCTGGGCGCACGCATCGCCTTCGAGGCCGCGGACGTGCACGTCGACGACCGCTACTGCGGACCCGGCTACGGCGTGATGACCGACCTCGAGCGCGAGGCGATCCGGCTCTTCGCCCGGACCGAGGGCATCCTGCTGGATCCGGTCTACACCGGGCGTGCCGCCGGCGGTCTGCTGGATCTGATCAGCCGAGGCTACTTCCCGAGCGATGCACGCATCCTGTTCTGGCACACCGGCGGACAGCCGGCGTTGTTTGCCGAGCCGTACCGCAATGCGCTGAACGAGATGCCCACCGGGCATGCGTCGGGGGTGGGTTGA
- a CDS encoding ATP-binding protein, with the protein MSLEELAEHGRREIRQLLAARRDEAQRRLESAVGRCGIPPRFRAKTFESYRATTPEQQQALRVCRSYAARFAGGARHGDSLLLLGGPGTGKTHLACAILANVIRAGHTGLFMSVPAALRTVRDTYATRAACSESEALAMLTDPDLLVLDEVGLTIGSDDKRRAMLFDVLDTRYANLRATILIGNLTDEEMERYLGERIMDRLCEGDSALVSFTWPSYRRSGGDV; encoded by the coding sequence ATGTCGCTTGAGGAGCTGGCGGAGCACGGACGCCGCGAGATCCGACAACTCCTGGCCGCACGCCGGGACGAGGCGCAGCGGCGGCTCGAATCGGCCGTCGGACGCTGCGGAATCCCCCCGCGCTTTCGCGCGAAAACCTTCGAGAGCTATCGGGCCACGACGCCGGAGCAACAGCAGGCCTTGAGGGTCTGTCGCAGCTACGCGGCGCGCTTTGCGGGCGGCGCCCGTCACGGCGACAGCCTGCTCCTGCTCGGCGGTCCCGGCACCGGCAAGACCCATCTCGCCTGCGCCATCCTCGCGAATGTGATCCGGGCCGGCCACACGGGGCTGTTCATGTCCGTCCCGGCCGCGCTGCGCACGGTGCGCGACACCTATGCGACGCGGGCGGCGTGCTCGGAGAGCGAAGCGCTGGCCATGCTGACCGACCCCGACCTGCTGGTGCTCGACGAGGTCGGACTGACGATCGGCAGCGACGACAAACGCCGCGCGATGCTGTTCGACGTGCTCGACACGCGTTATGCGAACCTGCGTGCCACGATCCTGATCGGCAATCTGACCGACGAGGAGATGGAGCGCTACCTCGGCGAGCGGATCATGGACCGGCTCTGCGAAGGCGACTCCGCCCTGGTGTCCTTTACCTGGCCGAGTTATCGGCGCAGCGGGGGTGACGTTTGA
- a CDS encoding DnaT-like ssDNA-binding domain-containing protein: MSRAARDWAWDCRGLTPAQRLVLLALAEHADEAGGCWPSLSRLAARAEVDRRTVTRCLAALEARGLIHRARSRPQRTLYSLAVGTSPAQVPTRDGETAWGSEPMPLDDGPAIVLDPLDPTGPNPRSGGVTPLHRGQQTPKRRPDPARPIPPDWGPGARVLSWAAKQGIARDWVQDQVEEFVAYWSDTGSHRTSWDATFIQRLQTLQARTTQRPPHEPTGRLADKDYARGATPLDRIPWLLPADVA, encoded by the coding sequence ATGAGCCGAGCGGCACGCGATTGGGCTTGGGACTGCCGTGGACTAACGCCGGCACAGCGCTTGGTCCTGCTGGCGTTGGCCGAGCATGCCGACGAGGCGGGTGGCTGCTGGCCGTCGTTGTCGCGCCTGGCCGCGCGTGCCGAGGTCGATCGGCGCACCGTCACGCGTTGTCTGGCGGCACTCGAGGCGCGCGGTCTGATCCACCGCGCGCGCAGCCGGCCGCAGCGCACACTCTATAGCCTTGCGGTCGGCACATCCCCCGCGCAGGTGCCGACCCGCGATGGGGAGACGGCGTGGGGGAGTGAACCCATGCCCCTCGACGACGGACCTGCGATCGTCTTGGATCCGCTCGACCCGACGGGGCCGAATCCCCGAAGCGGGGGCGTCACGCCCCTGCACCGGGGGCAACAGACCCCGAAACGCAGACCCGATCCGGCGCGCCCGATTCCGCCCGACTGGGGTCCCGGTGCGCGGGTCCTGAGTTGGGCCGCCAAGCAGGGTATCGCACGCGACTGGGTCCAGGACCAGGTCGAGGAGTTCGTCGCCTATTGGTCCGACACCGGGTCGCACCGCACGAGTTGGGACGCCACCTTTATCCAGCGCCTGCAGACCCTGCAGGCCCGCACGACGCAGAGGCCACCGCATGAGCCGACCGGACGACTCGCCGACAAAGACTACGCCCGCGGCGCGACACCGCTCGATCGCATCCCCTGGCTGCTGCCGGCTGATGTCGCTTGA
- a CDS encoding helix-turn-helix domain-containing protein: MKSTIGGNLRHLRRRSGRTQAEVAKRAGASQAWICRIETGDANPTLASLRRIARALDVDVVDLLQRRPEQGRPT, from the coding sequence ATGAAGAGCACCATCGGAGGAAACCTCCGTCACCTGCGCAGGCGATCCGGTCGGACCCAAGCCGAGGTGGCCAAGCGCGCCGGGGCCTCGCAAGCCTGGATCTGCCGCATCGAGACCGGCGACGCCAACCCGACCCTCGCCAGCCTGCGCCGCATCGCCCGCGCTCTGGATGTCGATGTGGTGGATCTGCTGCAACGCCGCCCCGAGCAGGGGCGCCCGACATGA
- a CDS encoding helix-turn-helix domain-containing protein → MTTDNQDYDLFHEVFWDAAGFAARLARAKGVLSTNAFAQKCGISESIFRKYLAGASVPGADKLVDIARVAGVSLLWLATGQGHAEDGTDAMVRGPVDVTLLETLLESVEAGLDEIGATLTPTKKAKLVAALYSLYRSSEDVRKAPVLELVRLAS, encoded by the coding sequence ATGACGACTGACAATCAAGATTATGATTTATTTCACGAAGTCTTCTGGGATGCTGCCGGATTCGCGGCGCGTCTGGCACGCGCCAAGGGCGTGCTGTCCACGAATGCGTTCGCGCAAAAGTGCGGTATCTCCGAGAGCATCTTCCGCAAGTACCTCGCGGGCGCGAGCGTACCCGGGGCGGACAAGCTGGTCGATATCGCCCGCGTAGCCGGTGTGTCCCTGCTCTGGCTGGCAACCGGACAGGGCCACGCCGAGGACGGCACGGACGCGATGGTCCGGGGCCCGGTCGACGTGACTTTGCTGGAAACCCTGCTTGAGTCCGTGGAAGCCGGACTCGACGAGATCGGCGCCACGTTGACGCCGACGAAGAAGGCCAAGCTGGTCGCGGCGCTCTACAGCCTCTATCGCAGCAGCGAGGATGTCCGCAAGGCGCCGGTGTTGGAGCTCGTCAGGCTGGCGAGCTGA
- a CDS encoding flagellar transcriptional regulator FlhD — translation MTDTPSAPDGEPSRTSPAPCLDHEVDTLNLMWLLGARELARSDAEKALLVYGLDRELLDILRHASLAMLRELAASGVLLFRPRFRLRWLQERLRTTGLSALGPGLQVILLSAEEVARP, via the coding sequence ATGACGGACACACCCTCGGCCCCCGACGGGGAACCCTCTCGGACAAGCCCTGCGCCCTGCCTCGATCACGAGGTCGATACCCTGAATCTGATGTGGCTGCTCGGCGCCCGCGAACTCGCCCGTTCGGACGCCGAAAAGGCCCTCTTGGTCTATGGTCTCGACCGGGAGTTGCTGGACATCCTGCGTCACGCCTCTCTCGCGATGCTGCGCGAGCTGGCCGCTTCGGGCGTGCTGTTGTTTCGACCGCGCTTTCGTTTGCGCTGGCTGCAGGAACGTCTTCGGACGACCGGGCTGTCCGCACTCGGGCCGGGGCTGCAGGTGATTCTGCTCTCCGCCGAGGAGGTCGCCCGACCGTGA
- a CDS encoding FlhC family transcriptional regulator yields MRLQHHARTQLAITLITRGMRTSLVGRISGLRPALLRELHHEIHGCKPLPGQLPSTGSLLGTARRQATASVFAGLYRAFGGAAVQRSIDIEALLTGHRLYLEQMTRLAASDTLGAPLDINHGWVIARDLTTGLVLFRTCEHCAIPYVQGAFSRRAVDCPICALKVSRPSREGEDDARPKRITSSSAEQGTPNPDTRHASE; encoded by the coding sequence GTGAGACTTCAGCATCACGCCAGAACACAGCTGGCGATTACCCTGATCACACGGGGCATGCGCACCTCGCTCGTCGGACGGATCAGCGGTCTACGGCCGGCGTTGCTGCGCGAACTGCACCACGAGATCCACGGCTGCAAGCCTTTGCCCGGTCAGTTGCCGAGCACCGGCAGTCTCCTCGGCACGGCGCGTCGGCAGGCCACCGCGTCGGTGTTCGCGGGCTTATATCGCGCCTTCGGCGGTGCGGCGGTTCAGCGGAGCATCGACATCGAGGCGCTGCTCACGGGGCATCGCCTCTATCTGGAGCAGATGACGCGGCTGGCGGCATCCGACACGCTCGGTGCACCCCTCGACATCAATCATGGCTGGGTGATCGCCCGCGACCTGACCACGGGGCTCGTGCTCTTCCGCACCTGCGAGCACTGTGCGATCCCGTACGTGCAAGGTGCGTTCTCACGTCGGGCCGTGGATTGTCCTATCTGTGCGTTGAAGGTGTCTCGGCCGTCGCGCGAGGGCGAGGACGACGCAAGGCCGAAGCGCATCACTTCCTCGAGTGCCGAGCAAGGCACTCCGAATCCGGATACGAGGCACGCAAGCGAATGA
- a CDS encoding tyrosine-type recombinase/integrase, with amino-acid sequence MRDTKHAPGLKLRGDIWHINKIVTLGGESVRLRESTGCRSAKEAGVVLNRRVAEVRAQLLAGPVVVAPPEHTWSEAAAEYIADLERRGKDSTRALQDVRMLLPGIGDLALSHVHQRTLQGWIDAQRGTRSSGTVDRALRTVSTVLNFAARVLRDGNTPWLTLAPPRLRAPDWGERQPRPITWAEQDALIEALRSHLVGPVLFALATGARQAEITTLRWNQHRAQQGMPTGSVWWIPPEVRKSSSRKSASQQDGRFLICNRAARSVIERQRGKDTEWVFPSTETDKDGKTRGLYRINNHGWRTACKAAGLSIRVHDLRHTFGARAADAGIPLDIRRSLLGHEHRDITLHYSSPGLARLLEEAERVVRPGSELRVIREVFEVQNGTKTGTTN; translated from the coding sequence ATGCGAGACACGAAACACGCGCCGGGGCTCAAGCTCCGGGGCGACATCTGGCACATCAACAAGATCGTCACGCTCGGAGGGGAGAGCGTCAGACTTCGCGAGTCAACTGGATGCCGCTCGGCAAAAGAGGCCGGCGTCGTCCTGAATCGGCGCGTTGCGGAGGTTCGGGCGCAGTTGCTTGCCGGGCCCGTCGTCGTCGCGCCGCCCGAGCACACATGGAGCGAGGCAGCGGCCGAGTACATCGCCGATCTGGAGCGGCGAGGTAAGGACAGCACACGCGCACTGCAGGACGTGCGGATGTTGTTGCCGGGAATCGGCGATCTTGCCTTGTCGCATGTGCATCAGCGAACGCTGCAAGGCTGGATCGATGCGCAGCGGGGGACGAGGTCGAGCGGAACCGTCGACCGGGCGTTGCGTACCGTCTCGACGGTGCTGAACTTCGCCGCGCGCGTGTTGCGGGACGGCAATACCCCGTGGCTTACGCTGGCCCCGCCGAGACTGCGGGCGCCGGATTGGGGGGAGCGCCAGCCGCGGCCGATCACTTGGGCCGAGCAGGACGCATTGATCGAGGCCCTACGGTCGCACCTCGTCGGGCCTGTCCTGTTTGCGCTGGCGACGGGGGCGCGTCAAGCGGAGATCACGACGCTGAGATGGAATCAGCACCGCGCACAGCAGGGGATGCCGACCGGGTCGGTGTGGTGGATTCCGCCCGAAGTGCGCAAGTCCAGCAGCCGCAAGAGCGCCAGCCAGCAAGACGGGCGGTTCCTGATCTGCAATCGGGCCGCGCGGTCCGTGATCGAGCGGCAGCGCGGGAAGGATACCGAATGGGTGTTTCCGAGCACCGAGACCGACAAAGACGGCAAGACCAGAGGGCTTTACCGGATCAACAACCACGGCTGGCGAACGGCATGCAAGGCCGCCGGACTGAGTATCCGGGTGCATGATCTTCGCCACACGTTCGGGGCGCGGGCGGCGGACGCGGGGATTCCGCTCGACATCCGCAGATCGTTGCTCGGACACGAGCATCGCGACATCACGTTGCACTACAGCTCGCCGGGTTTGGCGAGGTTGCTCGAGGAGGCCGAGCGGGTGGTTCGTCCCGGCTCCGAGCTGCGGGTGATCCGGGAAGTCTTCGAGGTCCAAAATGGCACAAAAACAGGTACAACAAACTAG
- a CDS encoding UvrD-helicase domain-containing protein codes for MTGLNPRQLEAVHYTAGPLLVLAGAGSGKTRVITRKIAHLIGEGGISPRHICALTFTNKAAREMRERVGSQIRGAQTRGLTISTFHTLGLDMLRRHPEHAGLRPRFSLLDAQDAEALIKEHLRHTRGGDAFSPAAIQHRISRWKNDLVDPAQAASRAEDDFEARLAAFYADYERSLRAYNAVDFDDLILGPARMLAEHTELRETWQGRIRYLLVDEYQDTNGAQYDLVRRLVGPRAAFTVVGDDDQSIYAWRGARPENLARLQTDYPHLKVIMLEQNYRSSATILGLANTLIANNPHVFEKRLWSEHGQGEPPRVLHCKDEGHEAEQVVSEILHLKFAEAADFGDIAILYRGNHQARPFEKALREHNVPYVLSGGTSFFARAEVKDLMAYLRLIANPEDDAAFLRIVNTPRREIGPTTLEKLANYARERGIHLLDACGELGLGEHLSERQRERLHAFTALVSEHARRGETDPVGTMRTLVETIDYASWLREHASSQAVADRRYANITDLLDWLGALKKGELQEKSLAEMASHLTLMDVMERQDEEEGGDRVSLMTLHAAKGLEFPHVFLVGMEEELLPHRTSIEEETIEEERRLAYVGITRAQRTLTFTLTRRRKRYGEWVTSEPSRFLSELPKDQLCWDNARQETPENRKARGLSHLHALKGMLDVD; via the coding sequence ATGACCGGACTCAACCCCCGACAACTCGAGGCGGTGCACTACACCGCCGGGCCGCTTCTGGTCCTGGCCGGCGCCGGATCCGGCAAGACACGGGTGATCACCCGCAAGATCGCCCACCTCATCGGCGAAGGCGGGATCTCGCCGCGCCACATCTGCGCACTCACCTTCACCAACAAGGCGGCTCGGGAAATGCGCGAGCGGGTCGGCAGCCAGATCAGGGGTGCGCAGACACGCGGCCTGACGATCTCCACCTTCCACACGCTTGGGCTCGACATGCTGCGTCGACACCCGGAGCACGCCGGGCTGCGCCCGCGCTTCTCCTTGCTCGACGCCCAGGACGCCGAGGCGCTGATCAAGGAACACCTGCGTCACACCAGAGGCGGCGATGCCTTCAGCCCGGCGGCCATCCAACACCGCATCTCGCGCTGGAAGAACGACTTAGTCGACCCCGCGCAGGCCGCCAGCCGGGCCGAAGACGACTTCGAGGCCCGACTCGCCGCGTTCTACGCCGACTACGAGCGCAGTCTGCGTGCCTACAACGCGGTCGACTTCGACGACCTCATCCTGGGTCCGGCACGGATGCTCGCCGAGCACACGGAGCTGCGCGAGACCTGGCAAGGGCGGATCCGGTATCTGCTGGTCGATGAATACCAGGACACCAACGGGGCGCAATACGACCTGGTGCGCCGGCTCGTCGGCCCGCGTGCGGCCTTCACCGTGGTCGGCGACGACGACCAATCCATCTACGCCTGGCGCGGCGCACGGCCCGAGAACCTGGCCCGGCTGCAGACCGACTACCCGCATCTGAAGGTCATCATGCTGGAGCAGAACTACCGCTCCAGCGCGACCATCCTCGGACTCGCCAATACACTCATCGCGAACAACCCGCACGTCTTCGAGAAGCGGCTCTGGAGCGAGCACGGCCAGGGCGAGCCGCCGCGGGTCCTGCACTGCAAGGACGAGGGCCACGAAGCCGAGCAGGTGGTCTCCGAGATCCTGCATCTGAAGTTCGCCGAAGCGGCGGATTTCGGCGACATCGCCATCCTCTATCGCGGTAACCACCAGGCGCGCCCCTTCGAGAAGGCCCTGCGCGAGCACAACGTGCCCTATGTCCTGAGCGGCGGCACCTCCTTCTTCGCCCGCGCCGAGGTGAAGGACCTGATGGCCTACCTGCGCCTGATCGCCAATCCGGAGGACGACGCTGCCTTCCTGCGCATCGTCAACACCCCGCGCCGCGAGATCGGCCCGACGACCCTTGAGAAACTCGCCAACTATGCCCGCGAGCGAGGAATCCACCTGCTGGATGCCTGCGGCGAGCTGGGGCTGGGCGAGCACCTGAGCGAGCGCCAACGCGAGCGCCTCCACGCCTTCACCGCGCTGGTCTCCGAGCATGCCCGTCGCGGCGAAACCGACCCGGTCGGGACCATGCGCACCCTGGTCGAGACGATCGACTACGCCTCCTGGCTGCGCGAGCACGCCTCCAGCCAGGCGGTCGCCGACCGCCGTTACGCCAACATCACCGATCTGCTCGACTGGCTCGGCGCACTCAAGAAGGGCGAGCTGCAGGAGAAGTCCCTCGCCGAGATGGCAAGCCATCTCACCCTGATGGACGTCATGGAGCGCCAGGACGAGGAAGAAGGCGGCGACCGAGTCAGCCTCATGACCCTGCACGCCGCCAAGGGACTGGAGTTCCCCCACGTCTTCCTGGTCGGTATGGAAGAGGAGCTGCTCCCGCACCGCACCAGCATCGAAGAGGAGACCATCGAGGAAGAACGCCGACTCGCCTATGTCGGCATCACCCGCGCCCAGCGCACCCTCACCTTCACCCTCACCCGTCGGCGCAAACGCTACGGCGAGTGGGTGACCAGCGAGCCCAGCCGATTCCTCTCCGAGCTGCCCAAGGATCAGCTGTGCTGGGACAACGCGCGCCAGGAGACCCCCGAGAACCGCAAGGCCCGCGGCCTGAGCCATCTGCATGCGCTCAAAGGCATGCTCGACGTCGACTAA
- a CDS encoding DUF2782 domain-containing protein: protein MTKTILLTIPLLLGLGAAYAQEEPPAAAGGGFPEVPTVIPSPITGEPVEPEITIIESGDDVIYEYRIRGVLYMVRIQPQFGPPYFLFDTNGDGILDMQENAANNISIPQWVLFEWN from the coding sequence GTGACGAAAACGATCCTGCTGACGATCCCGCTGCTGCTCGGCCTCGGGGCGGCGTATGCGCAAGAGGAGCCACCGGCGGCTGCCGGCGGTGGTTTTCCGGAGGTGCCGACGGTGATTCCATCTCCGATCACCGGCGAGCCGGTGGAGCCCGAGATCACCATTATCGAATCCGGCGACGATGTCATCTACGAGTACCGCATCCGCGGGGTGCTCTATATGGTCCGGATCCAACCCCAGTTCGGACCGCCTTACTTCCTCTTCGACACCAATGGCGACGGCATCCTGGACATGCAGGAGAATGCGGCGAACAACATCTCGATCCCGCAGTGGGTCCTGTTCGAATGGAATTGA
- a CDS encoding TRAP transporter small permease subunit — protein MNNHPRPGGRARLLVLADRIDAVIRRIGEWATWLSLAMVLVTFAVVVLRYAFDIGSIALQESVTYMHAVLFMLGIAYTLGRNGHVRVDILYERLSRRARARVDLIGTLLLLIPVCVLIIWLGWAYVAESWRVQEASREAGGLPAVYLLKTLILIMPILLLAQGLSNALRNGLFLAGMEEALPTSDGEIGRA, from the coding sequence ATGAATAACCATCCCCGCCCGGGCGGTCGGGCGCGTCTGCTTGTTCTCGCCGATCGGATCGACGCCGTCATCCGACGGATCGGCGAGTGGGCGACCTGGCTTTCGCTTGCGATGGTGCTGGTGACCTTCGCCGTGGTGGTGCTGCGCTATGCGTTCGACATCGGCTCGATTGCGCTGCAGGAGTCGGTGACCTACATGCATGCCGTCCTTTTCATGCTCGGCATCGCCTATACGCTGGGGCGCAACGGCCATGTGCGTGTGGATATCCTCTATGAGCGTCTCTCGCGTCGTGCGCGTGCGCGGGTCGATCTGATCGGTACGCTCCTGCTGCTGATCCCCGTGTGCGTGCTGATCATCTGGCTCGGTTGGGCCTACGTCGCGGAATCCTGGCGCGTTCAAGAGGCATCGCGCGAGGCAGGCGGCCTTCCGGCCGTCTATCTGCTGAAAACCTTGATCCTGATCATGCCGATCCTGCTGTTGGCGCAGGGCCTGTCCAACGCGCTGCGCAATGGGCTGTTCTTGGCGGGGATGGAGGAGGCGCTGCCGACCTCCGACGGGGAGATCGGTCGTGCATGA